The Macaca thibetana thibetana isolate TM-01 chromosome 11, ASM2454274v1, whole genome shotgun sequence genome window below encodes:
- the PRPF40B gene encoding pre-mRNA-processing factor 40 homolog B isoform X1: protein MSVPDSGPRPPAAPAPFPPGPPMMPPPFMPPPGIPPPFPPMGLPPMSQRPPAIPPMPPGILPPMLPPMGAPPPLTQIPGMVPPMMPGMLMPAVPVTAATAPGADTASSAVAGTGPPRALWSEHVAPDGRIYYYNADDKQSVWEKPSVLKSKAELLLSQCPWKEYKSDTGKPYYYNNQSKESRWTRPKDLDDLEVLVKQEAAGKQQQQLPQTLQPQPPQPQPDPPPAPPGPTPVPTGLLEPEPGGSEDCDVSEATQPLEQGFLQQLEEGPSSSGQHQPQQEEEESKPEPERSGLSWSNREKAKQAFKELLRDKAVPSNASWEQAMKMVVTDPRYSALPKLSEKKQAFNAYKAQREKEEKEEARLRAKEAKQTLQHFLEQHERMTSTTRYRRAEQTFGDLEVWAVVPERDRKEVYDDVLFFLAKKEKEQAKQLRRRNIQALKSILDGMSSVNFQTTWSQAQQYLMDNPSFAQDHQLQNMDKEDALICFEEHIRALEREEEEERERARLRERRQQRKNREAFQTFLDELHETGQLHSMSTWMELYPAVSTDVRFANMLGQPGSTPLDLFKFYVEELKARFHDEKKIIKDILKDRGFCVEVNTAFEDFAHVISFDKRAAALDAGNIKLTFNSLLEKAEAREREREKEEARRMRRREAAFRSMLRQAVPALELGTAWEEVRERFVCDSAFEQITLESERIRLFREFLQVLEQTECQHLHTKGRKHGRKGKKHHRKRSHSPSGSESEEEELPPPSLRPPKRRRRNPSESGSEPSSSLDSVESGGAALGGRGSPSSHLLGADHGLRKAKKPKKKTKKRRHKSNSPESETDPEEKAGKESDEKEQEQDKDRELRQAELPNRSPGFGIKKEKTGWDTSESELSEGELERRRRTLLQQLDDHQ, encoded by the exons TCGGTTCCCGATTCTGGTCCCCGGCCCCCAGCAGCGCCTGCCCCCTTCCCACCGGGGCCCCCCATGATGCCACCACCCTTC ATGCCCCCTCCAGGGATCCCCCCACCCTTTCCTCCGATGGGGCTACCCCCCATGAGTCAGAGACCACCAGCTATCCCCCCCATGCCACCTGGCATCCTGCCCCCAATGCTTCCACCAATGGGGGCGCCACCACCACTCACACAG ATACCAGGAATGGTACCTCCGATGATGCCAGGAATGCTGATGCCAGCGGTGCCTGTCACCGCAGCG ACGGCTCCGGGTGCAGACACCGCCAGCT ctgctGTGGCTGGGACAGGCCCTCCG AGGGCCCTATGGAGTGAGCATGTGGCCCCAGATGGGCGCATCTACTACTACAATGCTGACGACAAGCAGTCCGTGTGGGAGAAGCCCAGCGTGCTCAAGTCCAAGGCAGAG CTGCTCCTGTCGCAATGTCCCTGGAAAGAGTACAAGTCAGACACAGGCAAACCTTACTACTATAACAACCAGAGTAAAGAGTCTCGCTGGACCCGGCCCAAGGATCTGGATGACCTAGAGG TTCTAGTCAAACAAGAGGCTGCAGG gaaacagcagcagcagctgccacAGACACTTCAGCCACAGCCACCTCAGCCACAGCCTGACCCCCCACCTGCACCTCCTGGCCCCACCCCAGTGCCCACAGGCCTCCTGGAACCTGAGCCAGGTGGGAGTGAAGATTGTGATGTGTCGGAGGCCACCCAGCCCCTGGAACAGGGGTTCCTGCAGCAGCTGGAGGAGGGCCCCAGCAG TTCTGGACAGCATCAGCcacagcaggaggaggaagaatcaAAGCCAGAACCAGAGAGGTCTGGCCTCAGTTGGAGCAACCGGGAGAAGGCAAAGCAGGCATTCAAGGAACTGCTGAGGGACAAG GCTGTCCCCTCCAACGCCTCATGGGAACAGGCCATGAAGATGGTGGTCACCGACCCCCGTTACAG TGCCTTGCCCAAACTGAGTGAGAAAAAGCAGGCATTCAATGCCTACAAGGCGCAgcgggagaaggaggagaaggaggaggcccGTCTAAGGGCCAAGGAGGCCAAGCAGACCCTGCAGCATTTCCTGGAGCAGCATGAACGCATGACCTCCACCACCCGCTACCG GCGGGCAGAACAGACCTTTGGAGACCTGGAGGTCTGGGCTGTGGTCCCTGAGAGGGATCGAAAAGAGGTTTATGATGATGTCCTCTTCTTCCTGGCCAAGAAGGAGAAG GAACAGGCCAAGCAACTCCGGCGCCGCAATATCCAGGCCCTAAAGAGCATTCTGGATGGGATGAGTAGTGTCAACTTCCAAACCACGTGGTCCCAGGCCCAGCAGTACCTCATGGATAACCCCAGCTTTGCTCAGGACCATCAGCTGCAGA ACATGGACAAGGAAGATGCACTGATCTGTTTTGAGGAGCACATTCGAGCtttggagagggaagaggaggaggaacgGGAGCGGGCCCGGCTTCGGGAGCGACGCCAACAACGCAAGAATCGGGAGGCCTTCCAG aCCTTCCTGGATGAGCTGCATGAGACAGGGCAGCTGCACTCTATGTCCACCTGGATGGAGCTATATCCAGCAGTCAGCACTGATGTCCGTTTTGCCAACATGCTGGGCCAGCCGG GCTCCACGCCTCTGGACTTGTTCAAGTTCTATGTGGAGGAGTTGAAGGCACGATTCCATGATGAAAAGAAGATCATTAAGGACATCCTTAAG GACCGGGGCTTCTGTGTGGAGGTGAACACGGCCTTTGAGGACTTCGCCCACGTCATAAGCTTTGACAAGAGGGCTGCCGCACTGGACGCAGGCAACATCAAGCTGACCTTCAATAGT CTGCTGGAGAAAGCAGAGGCACGGGAAAGGGAGCGGGAGAAGGAGGAGGCACGCAGGATGCGGCGCAGGGAAGCTGCCTTTCGAAGCATGCTGAGGCAGGCTGTGCCTGCTCTGGAGCTAGGCACTGCCTGGGAAGAG GTCCGTGAGCGTTTTGTGTGTGACTCAGCCTTTGAGCAGATTACCCTGGAGTCGGAGCGGATCCGGCTCTTCCGGGAGTTCCTACAGGTGCTGGAG CAGACTGAATGCCAGCACCTCCACACCAAAGGCCGAAAGCATGGCAGGAAAGGCAAGAAGCACCATCGCAAGCGTTCCCACTCACCCTCA GGCTCTGAGTCAGAAGAAGAGGAGCTGCCCCCACCATCTCTCCGGCCCCCCAAGCGGAGGCGGCGGAACCCCTCAGAGTCAGGCTCTGAGCCCTCTTCCTCACTTGATTCAGTTGAAAGTGGGGGTGCTGCCCTTGGAGGACGGGGCTCCCCTTCCTCCCATCTTCTTGGAGCAG ATCATGGCCTTCGGAAAGccaagaaaccaaaaaagaaaactaagaagagAAGACACAAGTCG AACAGTCCTGAGAGTGAGACAGACCCTGAGGAGAAAGCTGGCAAGGAGAGCGATGAGAAAGAACAAGAACAGGACAAGGACAGGGAGCTCCGGCAGGCAGAGCTCCCTAACCGTTCGCCAGGCTTTGGAATCAAGAAGGAGAAG ACAGGCTGGGACACGTCAGAAAGTGAGCTGAGTGAGGGTGAGCTGGAGAGGCGGCGGCGGACACTCCTACAGCAGCTGGACGATCACCAGTGA
- the PRPF40B gene encoding pre-mRNA-processing factor 40 homolog B isoform X2 encodes MSVPDSGPRPPAAPAPFPPGPPMMPPPFMPPPGIPPPFPPMGLPPMSQRPPAIPPMPPGILPPMLPPMGAPPPLTQIPGMVPPMMPGMLMPAVPVTAATAPGADTASSAVAGTGPPRALWSEHVAPDGRIYYYNADDKQSVWEKPSVLKSKAELLLSQCPWKEYKSDTGKPYYYNNQSKESRWTRPKDLDDLEVLVKQEAAGKQQQQLPQTLQPQPPQPQPDPPPAPPGPTPVPTGLLEPEPGGSEDCDVSEATQPLEQGFLQQLEEGPSSSGQHQPQQEEEESKPEPERSGLSWSNREKAKQAFKELLRDKAVPSNASWEQAMKMVVTDPRYSALPKLSEKKQAFNAYKAQREKEEKEEARLRAKEAKQTLQHFLEQHERMTSTTRYRRAEQTFGDLEVWAVVPERDRKEVYDDVLFFLAKKEKEQAKQLRRRNIQALKSILDGMSSVNFQTTWSQAQQYLMDNPSFAQDHQLQNMDKEDALICFEEHIRALEREEEEERERARLRERRQQRKNREAFQTFLDELHETGQLHSMSTWMELYPAVSTDVRFANMLGQPGSTPLDLFKFYVEELKARFHDEKKIIKDILKDRGFCVEVNTAFEDFAHVISFDKRAAALDAGNIKLTFNSLLEKAEAREREREKEEARRMRRREAAFRSMLRQAVPALELGTAWEEVRERFVCDSAFEQITLESERIRLFREFLQVLETECQHLHTKGRKHGRKGKKHHRKRSHSPSGSESEEEELPPPSLRPPKRRRRNPSESGSEPSSSLDSVESGGAALGGRGSPSSHLLGADHGLRKAKKPKKKTKKRRHKSNSPESETDPEEKAGKESDEKEQEQDKDRELRQAELPNRSPGFGIKKEKTGWDTSESELSEGELERRRRTLLQQLDDHQ; translated from the exons TCGGTTCCCGATTCTGGTCCCCGGCCCCCAGCAGCGCCTGCCCCCTTCCCACCGGGGCCCCCCATGATGCCACCACCCTTC ATGCCCCCTCCAGGGATCCCCCCACCCTTTCCTCCGATGGGGCTACCCCCCATGAGTCAGAGACCACCAGCTATCCCCCCCATGCCACCTGGCATCCTGCCCCCAATGCTTCCACCAATGGGGGCGCCACCACCACTCACACAG ATACCAGGAATGGTACCTCCGATGATGCCAGGAATGCTGATGCCAGCGGTGCCTGTCACCGCAGCG ACGGCTCCGGGTGCAGACACCGCCAGCT ctgctGTGGCTGGGACAGGCCCTCCG AGGGCCCTATGGAGTGAGCATGTGGCCCCAGATGGGCGCATCTACTACTACAATGCTGACGACAAGCAGTCCGTGTGGGAGAAGCCCAGCGTGCTCAAGTCCAAGGCAGAG CTGCTCCTGTCGCAATGTCCCTGGAAAGAGTACAAGTCAGACACAGGCAAACCTTACTACTATAACAACCAGAGTAAAGAGTCTCGCTGGACCCGGCCCAAGGATCTGGATGACCTAGAGG TTCTAGTCAAACAAGAGGCTGCAGG gaaacagcagcagcagctgccacAGACACTTCAGCCACAGCCACCTCAGCCACAGCCTGACCCCCCACCTGCACCTCCTGGCCCCACCCCAGTGCCCACAGGCCTCCTGGAACCTGAGCCAGGTGGGAGTGAAGATTGTGATGTGTCGGAGGCCACCCAGCCCCTGGAACAGGGGTTCCTGCAGCAGCTGGAGGAGGGCCCCAGCAG TTCTGGACAGCATCAGCcacagcaggaggaggaagaatcaAAGCCAGAACCAGAGAGGTCTGGCCTCAGTTGGAGCAACCGGGAGAAGGCAAAGCAGGCATTCAAGGAACTGCTGAGGGACAAG GCTGTCCCCTCCAACGCCTCATGGGAACAGGCCATGAAGATGGTGGTCACCGACCCCCGTTACAG TGCCTTGCCCAAACTGAGTGAGAAAAAGCAGGCATTCAATGCCTACAAGGCGCAgcgggagaaggaggagaaggaggaggcccGTCTAAGGGCCAAGGAGGCCAAGCAGACCCTGCAGCATTTCCTGGAGCAGCATGAACGCATGACCTCCACCACCCGCTACCG GCGGGCAGAACAGACCTTTGGAGACCTGGAGGTCTGGGCTGTGGTCCCTGAGAGGGATCGAAAAGAGGTTTATGATGATGTCCTCTTCTTCCTGGCCAAGAAGGAGAAG GAACAGGCCAAGCAACTCCGGCGCCGCAATATCCAGGCCCTAAAGAGCATTCTGGATGGGATGAGTAGTGTCAACTTCCAAACCACGTGGTCCCAGGCCCAGCAGTACCTCATGGATAACCCCAGCTTTGCTCAGGACCATCAGCTGCAGA ACATGGACAAGGAAGATGCACTGATCTGTTTTGAGGAGCACATTCGAGCtttggagagggaagaggaggaggaacgGGAGCGGGCCCGGCTTCGGGAGCGACGCCAACAACGCAAGAATCGGGAGGCCTTCCAG aCCTTCCTGGATGAGCTGCATGAGACAGGGCAGCTGCACTCTATGTCCACCTGGATGGAGCTATATCCAGCAGTCAGCACTGATGTCCGTTTTGCCAACATGCTGGGCCAGCCGG GCTCCACGCCTCTGGACTTGTTCAAGTTCTATGTGGAGGAGTTGAAGGCACGATTCCATGATGAAAAGAAGATCATTAAGGACATCCTTAAG GACCGGGGCTTCTGTGTGGAGGTGAACACGGCCTTTGAGGACTTCGCCCACGTCATAAGCTTTGACAAGAGGGCTGCCGCACTGGACGCAGGCAACATCAAGCTGACCTTCAATAGT CTGCTGGAGAAAGCAGAGGCACGGGAAAGGGAGCGGGAGAAGGAGGAGGCACGCAGGATGCGGCGCAGGGAAGCTGCCTTTCGAAGCATGCTGAGGCAGGCTGTGCCTGCTCTGGAGCTAGGCACTGCCTGGGAAGAG GTCCGTGAGCGTTTTGTGTGTGACTCAGCCTTTGAGCAGATTACCCTGGAGTCGGAGCGGATCCGGCTCTTCCGGGAGTTCCTACAGGTGCTGGAG ACTGAATGCCAGCACCTCCACACCAAAGGCCGAAAGCATGGCAGGAAAGGCAAGAAGCACCATCGCAAGCGTTCCCACTCACCCTCA GGCTCTGAGTCAGAAGAAGAGGAGCTGCCCCCACCATCTCTCCGGCCCCCCAAGCGGAGGCGGCGGAACCCCTCAGAGTCAGGCTCTGAGCCCTCTTCCTCACTTGATTCAGTTGAAAGTGGGGGTGCTGCCCTTGGAGGACGGGGCTCCCCTTCCTCCCATCTTCTTGGAGCAG ATCATGGCCTTCGGAAAGccaagaaaccaaaaaagaaaactaagaagagAAGACACAAGTCG AACAGTCCTGAGAGTGAGACAGACCCTGAGGAGAAAGCTGGCAAGGAGAGCGATGAGAAAGAACAAGAACAGGACAAGGACAGGGAGCTCCGGCAGGCAGAGCTCCCTAACCGTTCGCCAGGCTTTGGAATCAAGAAGGAGAAG ACAGGCTGGGACACGTCAGAAAGTGAGCTGAGTGAGGGTGAGCTGGAGAGGCGGCGGCGGACACTCCTACAGCAGCTGGACGATCACCAGTGA
- the PRPF40B gene encoding pre-mRNA-processing factor 40 homolog B isoform X6 encodes MSVPDSGPRPPAAPAPFPPGPPMMPPPFMPPPGIPPPFPPMGLPPMSQRPPAIPPMPPGILPPMLPPMGAPPPLTQIPGMVPPMMPGMLMPAVPVTAATAPGADTASSAVAGTGPPLLLSQCPWKEYKSDTGKPYYYNNQSKESRWTRPKDLDDLEVLVKQEAAGKQQQQLPQTLQPQPPQPQPDPPPAPPGPTPVPTGLLEPEPGGSEDCDVSEATQPLEQGFLQQLEEGPSSSGQHQPQQEEEESKPEPERSGLSWSNREKAKQAFKELLRDKAVPSNASWEQAMKMVVTDPRYSALPKLSEKKQAFNAYKAQREKEEKEEARLRAKEAKQTLQHFLEQHERMTSTTRYRRAEQTFGDLEVWAVVPERDRKEVYDDVLFFLAKKEKEQAKQLRRRNIQALKSILDGMSSVNFQTTWSQAQQYLMDNPSFAQDHQLQNMDKEDALICFEEHIRALEREEEEERERARLRERRQQRKNREAFQTFLDELHETGQLHSMSTWMELYPAVSTDVRFANMLGQPGSTPLDLFKFYVEELKARFHDEKKIIKDILKDRGFCVEVNTAFEDFAHVISFDKRAAALDAGNIKLTFNSLLEKAEAREREREKEEARRMRRREAAFRSMLRQAVPALELGTAWEEVRERFVCDSAFEQITLESERIRLFREFLQVLEQTECQHLHTKGRKHGRKGKKHHRKRSHSPSGSESEEEELPPPSLRPPKRRRRNPSESGSEPSSSLDSVESGGAALGGRGSPSSHLLGADHGLRKAKKPKKKTKKRRHKSNSPESETDPEEKAGKESDEKEQEQDKDRELRQAELPNRSPGFGIKKEKTGWDTSESELSEGELERRRRTLLQQLDDHQ; translated from the exons TCGGTTCCCGATTCTGGTCCCCGGCCCCCAGCAGCGCCTGCCCCCTTCCCACCGGGGCCCCCCATGATGCCACCACCCTTC ATGCCCCCTCCAGGGATCCCCCCACCCTTTCCTCCGATGGGGCTACCCCCCATGAGTCAGAGACCACCAGCTATCCCCCCCATGCCACCTGGCATCCTGCCCCCAATGCTTCCACCAATGGGGGCGCCACCACCACTCACACAG ATACCAGGAATGGTACCTCCGATGATGCCAGGAATGCTGATGCCAGCGGTGCCTGTCACCGCAGCG ACGGCTCCGGGTGCAGACACCGCCAGCT ctgctGTGGCTGGGACAGGCCCTCCG CTGCTCCTGTCGCAATGTCCCTGGAAAGAGTACAAGTCAGACACAGGCAAACCTTACTACTATAACAACCAGAGTAAAGAGTCTCGCTGGACCCGGCCCAAGGATCTGGATGACCTAGAGG TTCTAGTCAAACAAGAGGCTGCAGG gaaacagcagcagcagctgccacAGACACTTCAGCCACAGCCACCTCAGCCACAGCCTGACCCCCCACCTGCACCTCCTGGCCCCACCCCAGTGCCCACAGGCCTCCTGGAACCTGAGCCAGGTGGGAGTGAAGATTGTGATGTGTCGGAGGCCACCCAGCCCCTGGAACAGGGGTTCCTGCAGCAGCTGGAGGAGGGCCCCAGCAG TTCTGGACAGCATCAGCcacagcaggaggaggaagaatcaAAGCCAGAACCAGAGAGGTCTGGCCTCAGTTGGAGCAACCGGGAGAAGGCAAAGCAGGCATTCAAGGAACTGCTGAGGGACAAG GCTGTCCCCTCCAACGCCTCATGGGAACAGGCCATGAAGATGGTGGTCACCGACCCCCGTTACAG TGCCTTGCCCAAACTGAGTGAGAAAAAGCAGGCATTCAATGCCTACAAGGCGCAgcgggagaaggaggagaaggaggaggcccGTCTAAGGGCCAAGGAGGCCAAGCAGACCCTGCAGCATTTCCTGGAGCAGCATGAACGCATGACCTCCACCACCCGCTACCG GCGGGCAGAACAGACCTTTGGAGACCTGGAGGTCTGGGCTGTGGTCCCTGAGAGGGATCGAAAAGAGGTTTATGATGATGTCCTCTTCTTCCTGGCCAAGAAGGAGAAG GAACAGGCCAAGCAACTCCGGCGCCGCAATATCCAGGCCCTAAAGAGCATTCTGGATGGGATGAGTAGTGTCAACTTCCAAACCACGTGGTCCCAGGCCCAGCAGTACCTCATGGATAACCCCAGCTTTGCTCAGGACCATCAGCTGCAGA ACATGGACAAGGAAGATGCACTGATCTGTTTTGAGGAGCACATTCGAGCtttggagagggaagaggaggaggaacgGGAGCGGGCCCGGCTTCGGGAGCGACGCCAACAACGCAAGAATCGGGAGGCCTTCCAG aCCTTCCTGGATGAGCTGCATGAGACAGGGCAGCTGCACTCTATGTCCACCTGGATGGAGCTATATCCAGCAGTCAGCACTGATGTCCGTTTTGCCAACATGCTGGGCCAGCCGG GCTCCACGCCTCTGGACTTGTTCAAGTTCTATGTGGAGGAGTTGAAGGCACGATTCCATGATGAAAAGAAGATCATTAAGGACATCCTTAAG GACCGGGGCTTCTGTGTGGAGGTGAACACGGCCTTTGAGGACTTCGCCCACGTCATAAGCTTTGACAAGAGGGCTGCCGCACTGGACGCAGGCAACATCAAGCTGACCTTCAATAGT CTGCTGGAGAAAGCAGAGGCACGGGAAAGGGAGCGGGAGAAGGAGGAGGCACGCAGGATGCGGCGCAGGGAAGCTGCCTTTCGAAGCATGCTGAGGCAGGCTGTGCCTGCTCTGGAGCTAGGCACTGCCTGGGAAGAG GTCCGTGAGCGTTTTGTGTGTGACTCAGCCTTTGAGCAGATTACCCTGGAGTCGGAGCGGATCCGGCTCTTCCGGGAGTTCCTACAGGTGCTGGAG CAGACTGAATGCCAGCACCTCCACACCAAAGGCCGAAAGCATGGCAGGAAAGGCAAGAAGCACCATCGCAAGCGTTCCCACTCACCCTCA GGCTCTGAGTCAGAAGAAGAGGAGCTGCCCCCACCATCTCTCCGGCCCCCCAAGCGGAGGCGGCGGAACCCCTCAGAGTCAGGCTCTGAGCCCTCTTCCTCACTTGATTCAGTTGAAAGTGGGGGTGCTGCCCTTGGAGGACGGGGCTCCCCTTCCTCCCATCTTCTTGGAGCAG ATCATGGCCTTCGGAAAGccaagaaaccaaaaaagaaaactaagaagagAAGACACAAGTCG AACAGTCCTGAGAGTGAGACAGACCCTGAGGAGAAAGCTGGCAAGGAGAGCGATGAGAAAGAACAAGAACAGGACAAGGACAGGGAGCTCCGGCAGGCAGAGCTCCCTAACCGTTCGCCAGGCTTTGGAATCAAGAAGGAGAAG ACAGGCTGGGACACGTCAGAAAGTGAGCTGAGTGAGGGTGAGCTGGAGAGGCGGCGGCGGACACTCCTACAGCAGCTGGACGATCACCAGTGA
- the PRPF40B gene encoding pre-mRNA-processing factor 40 homolog B isoform X7 encodes MSVPDSGPRPPAAPAPFPPGPPMMPPPFMPPPGIPPPFPPMGLPPMSQRPPAIPPMPPGILPPMLPPMGAPPPLTQIPGMVPPMMPGMLMPAVPVTAATAPGADTASSAVAGTGPPLLLSQCPWKEYKSDTGKPYYYNNQSKESRWTRPKDLDDLEVLVKQEAAGKQQQQLPQTLQPQPPQPQPDPPPAPPGPTPVPTGLLEPEPGGSEDCDVSEATQPLEQGFLQQLEEGPSSSGQHQPQQEEEESKPEPERSGLSWSNREKAKQAFKELLRDKAVPSNASWEQAMKMVVTDPRYSALPKLSEKKQAFNAYKAQREKEEKEEARLRAKEAKQTLQHFLEQHERMTSTTRYRRAEQTFGDLEVWAVVPERDRKEVYDDVLFFLAKKEKEQAKQLRRRNIQALKSILDGMSSVNFQTTWSQAQQYLMDNPSFAQDHQLQNMDKEDALICFEEHIRALEREEEEERERARLRERRQQRKNREAFQTFLDELHETGQLHSMSTWMELYPAVSTDVRFANMLGQPGSTPLDLFKFYVEELKARFHDEKKIIKDILKDRGFCVEVNTAFEDFAHVISFDKRAAALDAGNIKLTFNSLLEKAEAREREREKEEARRMRRREAAFRSMLRQAVPALELGTAWEEVRERFVCDSAFEQITLESERIRLFREFLQVLETECQHLHTKGRKHGRKGKKHHRKRSHSPSGSESEEEELPPPSLRPPKRRRRNPSESGSEPSSSLDSVESGGAALGGRGSPSSHLLGADHGLRKAKKPKKKTKKRRHKSNSPESETDPEEKAGKESDEKEQEQDKDRELRQAELPNRSPGFGIKKEKTGWDTSESELSEGELERRRRTLLQQLDDHQ; translated from the exons TCGGTTCCCGATTCTGGTCCCCGGCCCCCAGCAGCGCCTGCCCCCTTCCCACCGGGGCCCCCCATGATGCCACCACCCTTC ATGCCCCCTCCAGGGATCCCCCCACCCTTTCCTCCGATGGGGCTACCCCCCATGAGTCAGAGACCACCAGCTATCCCCCCCATGCCACCTGGCATCCTGCCCCCAATGCTTCCACCAATGGGGGCGCCACCACCACTCACACAG ATACCAGGAATGGTACCTCCGATGATGCCAGGAATGCTGATGCCAGCGGTGCCTGTCACCGCAGCG ACGGCTCCGGGTGCAGACACCGCCAGCT ctgctGTGGCTGGGACAGGCCCTCCG CTGCTCCTGTCGCAATGTCCCTGGAAAGAGTACAAGTCAGACACAGGCAAACCTTACTACTATAACAACCAGAGTAAAGAGTCTCGCTGGACCCGGCCCAAGGATCTGGATGACCTAGAGG TTCTAGTCAAACAAGAGGCTGCAGG gaaacagcagcagcagctgccacAGACACTTCAGCCACAGCCACCTCAGCCACAGCCTGACCCCCCACCTGCACCTCCTGGCCCCACCCCAGTGCCCACAGGCCTCCTGGAACCTGAGCCAGGTGGGAGTGAAGATTGTGATGTGTCGGAGGCCACCCAGCCCCTGGAACAGGGGTTCCTGCAGCAGCTGGAGGAGGGCCCCAGCAG TTCTGGACAGCATCAGCcacagcaggaggaggaagaatcaAAGCCAGAACCAGAGAGGTCTGGCCTCAGTTGGAGCAACCGGGAGAAGGCAAAGCAGGCATTCAAGGAACTGCTGAGGGACAAG GCTGTCCCCTCCAACGCCTCATGGGAACAGGCCATGAAGATGGTGGTCACCGACCCCCGTTACAG TGCCTTGCCCAAACTGAGTGAGAAAAAGCAGGCATTCAATGCCTACAAGGCGCAgcgggagaaggaggagaaggaggaggcccGTCTAAGGGCCAAGGAGGCCAAGCAGACCCTGCAGCATTTCCTGGAGCAGCATGAACGCATGACCTCCACCACCCGCTACCG GCGGGCAGAACAGACCTTTGGAGACCTGGAGGTCTGGGCTGTGGTCCCTGAGAGGGATCGAAAAGAGGTTTATGATGATGTCCTCTTCTTCCTGGCCAAGAAGGAGAAG GAACAGGCCAAGCAACTCCGGCGCCGCAATATCCAGGCCCTAAAGAGCATTCTGGATGGGATGAGTAGTGTCAACTTCCAAACCACGTGGTCCCAGGCCCAGCAGTACCTCATGGATAACCCCAGCTTTGCTCAGGACCATCAGCTGCAGA ACATGGACAAGGAAGATGCACTGATCTGTTTTGAGGAGCACATTCGAGCtttggagagggaagaggaggaggaacgGGAGCGGGCCCGGCTTCGGGAGCGACGCCAACAACGCAAGAATCGGGAGGCCTTCCAG aCCTTCCTGGATGAGCTGCATGAGACAGGGCAGCTGCACTCTATGTCCACCTGGATGGAGCTATATCCAGCAGTCAGCACTGATGTCCGTTTTGCCAACATGCTGGGCCAGCCGG GCTCCACGCCTCTGGACTTGTTCAAGTTCTATGTGGAGGAGTTGAAGGCACGATTCCATGATGAAAAGAAGATCATTAAGGACATCCTTAAG GACCGGGGCTTCTGTGTGGAGGTGAACACGGCCTTTGAGGACTTCGCCCACGTCATAAGCTTTGACAAGAGGGCTGCCGCACTGGACGCAGGCAACATCAAGCTGACCTTCAATAGT CTGCTGGAGAAAGCAGAGGCACGGGAAAGGGAGCGGGAGAAGGAGGAGGCACGCAGGATGCGGCGCAGGGAAGCTGCCTTTCGAAGCATGCTGAGGCAGGCTGTGCCTGCTCTGGAGCTAGGCACTGCCTGGGAAGAG GTCCGTGAGCGTTTTGTGTGTGACTCAGCCTTTGAGCAGATTACCCTGGAGTCGGAGCGGATCCGGCTCTTCCGGGAGTTCCTACAGGTGCTGGAG ACTGAATGCCAGCACCTCCACACCAAAGGCCGAAAGCATGGCAGGAAAGGCAAGAAGCACCATCGCAAGCGTTCCCACTCACCCTCA GGCTCTGAGTCAGAAGAAGAGGAGCTGCCCCCACCATCTCTCCGGCCCCCCAAGCGGAGGCGGCGGAACCCCTCAGAGTCAGGCTCTGAGCCCTCTTCCTCACTTGATTCAGTTGAAAGTGGGGGTGCTGCCCTTGGAGGACGGGGCTCCCCTTCCTCCCATCTTCTTGGAGCAG ATCATGGCCTTCGGAAAGccaagaaaccaaaaaagaaaactaagaagagAAGACACAAGTCG AACAGTCCTGAGAGTGAGACAGACCCTGAGGAGAAAGCTGGCAAGGAGAGCGATGAGAAAGAACAAGAACAGGACAAGGACAGGGAGCTCCGGCAGGCAGAGCTCCCTAACCGTTCGCCAGGCTTTGGAATCAAGAAGGAGAAG ACAGGCTGGGACACGTCAGAAAGTGAGCTGAGTGAGGGTGAGCTGGAGAGGCGGCGGCGGACACTCCTACAGCAGCTGGACGATCACCAGTGA